A stretch of the Candidatus Cetobacterium colombiensis genome encodes the following:
- a CDS encoding alkaline phosphatase has product MSKVKTKLLTLSAFLTIVGTAQGVPLKDIKPGFAKNVIFLIPDGSNVTVSTLARAVYNDGESLNIDEMASGMVKTYNSDTFIADSAPAGTALATGWKTQDKLIGVKPKAATLKGARVPEKNEELSPAASVLEAAKLEGKAVGIVATSEVLHATPADFTSHSIHRNNYSVIGEQQVHQNLNVVFGGGKSYLKKDKATEANSKKRTDNEDMLEALKANGYNIIETLDEMKSLNKDFVWGLFAEKDIPYDLDRDKATTPSLAEMTEKAIELLSKDQDGFFLMVEGSKVDWAGHANNPIAITSEYMAFDKAVGVALDYAKKNSDTLVVAVTDHGTGGLSIGNSKTSKNYPELPVDVFTKDMKKAKFTEVLTAEKIFKAKENASKLAEDMLGLNLTTEELDKITKAEKTSQIETILGNAMSERAHLAWTTNGHTGEDVPLYVYTSNYANQLTGTVNNSDIALYIAKAMNLDLDKATEELFVSGEKIKGLGIDLAIDTTDKFQPEFTLSKNGKKYKFHENKNYYETDGKKVKFNGIVVFNGKEVFIPQEAINNIK; this is encoded by the coding sequence GTGAGTAAAGTAAAAACCAAGCTATTAACGTTATCGGCATTTTTAACAATTGTAGGGACAGCCCAAGGGGTACCACTTAAAGATATTAAACCAGGATTTGCCAAAAATGTAATATTTCTTATACCTGATGGCTCTAATGTTACAGTATCAACTTTAGCTAGAGCGGTATATAATGATGGAGAAAGTTTAAATATTGATGAGATGGCATCTGGAATGGTAAAAACTTATAATTCAGATACGTTTATTGCAGATTCTGCTCCAGCAGGAACAGCTCTTGCTACAGGTTGGAAAACACAAGATAAACTTATAGGTGTTAAACCAAAGGCAGCAACATTAAAAGGAGCGAGAGTTCCAGAAAAAAATGAAGAGTTATCACCTGCTGCATCAGTTTTAGAAGCTGCAAAGCTTGAAGGTAAAGCTGTAGGAATAGTTGCAACTTCAGAAGTTTTACATGCAACACCAGCAGATTTTACATCTCACTCTATCCATAGAAATAACTATTCTGTGATTGGAGAGCAACAAGTTCATCAAAATTTAAATGTAGTTTTTGGTGGAGGAAAAAGTTATTTAAAAAAGGATAAAGCAACTGAAGCGAACTCTAAGAAACGTACAGATAACGAAGATATGTTAGAAGCGTTAAAAGCTAATGGATATAACATTATTGAAACTTTAGATGAAATGAAAAGTTTAAATAAAGATTTTGTATGGGGATTATTTGCTGAAAAAGATATTCCTTATGATTTAGATAGAGATAAAGCAACAACACCATCTTTAGCAGAGATGACAGAAAAAGCAATTGAACTTTTATCAAAAGATCAAGATGGGTTTTTCTTAATGGTTGAAGGGTCTAAAGTGGATTGGGCAGGACATGCAAATAACCCAATTGCAATAACATCTGAGTATATGGCATTTGACAAAGCTGTAGGAGTAGCTTTAGATTATGCAAAGAAAAATAGTGATACTCTAGTTGTTGCTGTTACAGATCACGGTACAGGTGGTCTATCTATAGGAAACTCAAAAACATCTAAAAATTATCCTGAGTTACCAGTTGATGTATTCACAAAAGATATGAAAAAAGCTAAGTTTACAGAAGTTTTAACAGCTGAAAAAATATTTAAAGCAAAAGAAAATGCTAGTAAGTTAGCTGAAGATATGTTAGGTTTAAACTTAACAACTGAAGAGTTAGATAAAATAACAAAAGCTGAAAAAACTTCACAAATTGAAACTATTTTAGGAAATGCAATGAGTGAAAGAGCTCATTTAGCATGGACAACAAATGGACATACTGGTGAGGATGTTCCTTTATACGTATATACTTCAAACTATGCTAATCAACTGACAGGAACAGTAAATAACTCAGATATTGCTTTATATATAGCAAAGGCTATGAATTTAGATTTAGATAAAGCTACAGAGGAGCTATTTGTTTCTGGAGAGAAAATAAAAGGTTTAGGAATTGATCTAGCAATAGATACGACAGATAAATTTCAACCAGAATTTACGTTAAGTAAAAATGGTAAAAAATATAAATTCCACGAAAATAAAAACTATTATGAAACTGATGGGAAAAAAGTTAAGTTCAATGGTATTGTTGTATTTAATGGAAAAGAAGTATTTATTCCACAAGAAGCTATAAATAATATAAAATAA
- the yiaY gene encoding L-threonine dehydrogenase — protein MSSIFFMPSISYMGEGSVKNLGGEINSRGLKKALIVTDKVLVDIGLIKSLTKVLEENKTEYVIYDETKPNPTVTNVNHGLKLLKENGCDFVISFGGGSPHDAAKGIALVATNGGDIKDYEGVDKSKHPQLPLMAINTTAGTASEMTRFCIITDEERHIKMAIVDKNVTPIIAVNDPELMVNMPKSLTAATGMDALTHAIEAYVSTIATPITDACAEKAIELISKNLRDAVADGKDMKARDNMAYAEYLAGMAFNNASLGYVHAMAHQLGGFYDLPHGVCNAILLPHVMRYNAQVSEERLKKVAILMGVNPHTLKERNPAELAIEEVVKLSKDIGIPSGIKELGAKEEDFVTLATNALKDACGFTNPKQATLEEIIAIYKSAM, from the coding sequence ATGTCAAGTATATTTTTCATGCCATCGATTTCATATATGGGAGAAGGATCAGTAAAGAATTTAGGGGGAGAAATAAATTCTAGAGGTTTAAAAAAAGCATTAATAGTAACAGATAAAGTTTTAGTAGATATTGGATTAATAAAAAGTTTAACAAAAGTTTTAGAAGAGAATAAAACTGAGTATGTTATTTATGACGAAACAAAACCAAATCCAACTGTAACAAATGTAAACCATGGATTAAAATTATTAAAAGAAAATGGTTGTGACTTTGTAATATCATTTGGAGGAGGATCACCTCACGATGCTGCAAAAGGTATAGCTTTAGTTGCTACAAATGGTGGAGATATTAAGGATTATGAAGGTGTAGATAAATCGAAGCACCCTCAATTACCACTAATGGCAATTAATACAACAGCTGGAACAGCTTCAGAAATGACTAGATTTTGTATAATAACAGATGAAGAAAGACATATAAAAATGGCTATTGTGGATAAAAATGTTACTCCAATAATAGCTGTAAATGACCCAGAATTAATGGTTAATATGCCAAAAAGCTTAACAGCAGCAACAGGAATGGATGCTTTAACTCATGCAATAGAAGCTTATGTTTCTACAATTGCAACTCCAATAACTGATGCATGTGCTGAAAAAGCTATTGAATTAATTTCTAAAAATTTAAGAGATGCAGTAGCAGATGGAAAAGATATGAAAGCAAGAGACAATATGGCTTATGCAGAGTATTTAGCAGGAATGGCATTTAATAATGCATCATTAGGTTATGTTCATGCTATGGCTCACCAATTAGGTGGATTCTACGATTTACCACATGGAGTATGTAATGCAATTTTACTACCTCATGTAATGAGATACAATGCTCAAGTGTCAGAAGAGAGACTAAAAAAAGTTGCAATTTTAATGGGAGTTAATCCTCATACATTAAAAGAGAGAAATCCTGCTGAATTAGCAATAGAAGAAGTAGTAAAATTATCAAAAGATATTGGAATTCCTTCAGGAATAAAAGAATTAGGAGCAAAAGAAGAAGATTTTGTTACTTTAGCAACTAACGCTTTAAAAGATGCATGTGGATTTACAAATCCTAAGCAAGCAACTTTAGAAGAAATAATTGCAATTTACAAAAGCGCAATGTAA
- a CDS encoding lytic transglycosylase domain-containing protein yields MKSIFKFIALFFILTICVFSKEDNSSAKIKNYVKKHTNTEKTATNIYKSIMENSKKHDVEPELIAAIIKVESDFNHSTVSTAGARGIMQLMPKTAKLMKVNPSNLDSNIKGGTKYIAWCLQQQNNNLKLALAAYNAGIGNVKKYKGIPPFRETQNYVKRVLKEYNYLKA; encoded by the coding sequence TTGAAATCGATATTTAAATTTATTGCGCTATTTTTTATTTTAACAATCTGTGTTTTCTCTAAAGAGGATAATTCGTCAGCTAAAATAAAAAATTACGTAAAAAAACATACTAATACTGAAAAAACTGCTACTAATATATATAAAAGCATTATGGAAAATTCTAAAAAACACGACGTTGAACCTGAGCTTATTGCTGCAATTATTAAAGTTGAAAGTGATTTTAATCACAGCACTGTATCAACTGCTGGAGCAAGAGGTATTATGCAATTAATGCCTAAAACTGCCAAACTTATGAAGGTTAATCCATCTAATTTAGATTCTAATATAAAAGGTGGAACAAAATATATAGCTTGGTGCTTGCAACAACAAAATAATAATTTAAAATTAGCTCTAGCTGCTTATAATGCTGGAATCGGTAATGTCAAAAAATATAAGGGTATTCCTCCCTTTAGAGAAACTCAAAACTATGTAAAAAGAGTTTTAAAAGAATATAATTATCTTAAAGCATAA
- a CDS encoding Orn/Lys/Arg family decarboxylase codes for MESINYLDWSLLVLHKLDSTYESSKKIDDLLENFNTLFVDNSTDFKRIFDSNKALSGIVLDLDEDAEEIVKFVRETNPKIPIFILTEEDSSKLSLQILKLVNIVMNVFEDSTSFLSGQLELEVEKYMSSIKPIFFGKLMDYTHKFKYPWHTPGHAGGLMFMTNPIGKMMLDFYGENTLRSDLSISVPELGSLLDDEGPVKDAESNSARVFSADKTYYILNGTSSVNQVIWKGRVTKDNLAFVDRNCHKSLNYGMVITEAIPMYMIPRRNSLGIIGPVKLEEFTKEYIDKIIQNNPKLTEEQKKQKIKMSALTNSTYDGLCYNVNKIKEALNNNVENLHFDEAWYAYAKFHPIYKNHYAMTESDNFIEHPPIFASHSTHKLLGAFSQASMLHVKDGTKDKVDFVVFDEAYLMYGSTSPQYSMIASLDVSTAMMDFCGDKLMDETILNAIHFRKRIAKLNKEYASFNEWFFSLWQPEKVLYNGTLIDFEDVPDKYLLEHQESWTLDSDNNWHGFNDIEKNYVMLDPIKLTLKCPGLNVNGKYDEIGIPATILSNYIIDRGVVNEKTDTYSLLFLHSIGTTVTKQEALIKVLMNFKKDFDNNTPLKDIFPDLVSSYPEKYYTKGLKDHCLDMHNYIKESKLLELMDKAFQVIPKQELTPAEASREVFRGNIEHLPLKDCMNRTAGVIVVPYPPGIPVLMGGERIDEASKSILNFLLAREEFERVFPGYFSDIHGIEAFNDEDGVRRFHTMVIKN; via the coding sequence ATGGAATCTATAAATTATTTAGATTGGTCTTTGCTAGTTTTACACAAACTAGATTCAACTTATGAATCATCTAAAAAAATAGATGACTTGTTAGAAAATTTTAACACTCTATTTGTAGATAACTCTACAGACTTTAAAAGAATTTTTGATTCAAATAAAGCTTTATCAGGAATTGTTTTAGATTTAGATGAAGATGCAGAGGAGATTGTAAAATTTGTAAGAGAAACAAATCCTAAAATTCCTATATTTATTTTAACAGAAGAAGATTCATCAAAATTATCATTACAAATATTAAAATTAGTTAATATAGTAATGAATGTTTTTGAGGATAGTACATCTTTCTTATCAGGACAATTGGAGTTAGAAGTTGAAAAGTATATGAGTTCAATAAAACCAATTTTCTTTGGAAAATTAATGGATTATACTCATAAGTTTAAATATCCATGGCATACTCCAGGACATGCTGGAGGACTTATGTTTATGACTAATCCAATAGGAAAAATGATGTTAGATTTTTATGGCGAAAACACATTGAGATCAGACTTATCAATTTCAGTTCCTGAATTAGGATCACTTTTAGATGATGAAGGACCTGTTAAAGATGCTGAAAGTAATTCAGCTAGAGTTTTTTCGGCAGATAAAACTTATTATATTTTAAATGGTACAAGTTCAGTAAATCAAGTTATTTGGAAAGGTAGAGTTACAAAAGATAATTTAGCCTTTGTAGATAGAAACTGTCATAAGTCTTTAAATTATGGAATGGTTATAACAGAAGCAATACCAATGTATATGATACCTAGAAGAAACAGCTTAGGAATCATAGGTCCTGTTAAATTAGAAGAGTTTACAAAGGAATATATTGATAAAATAATTCAAAATAATCCAAAGTTAACTGAAGAACAGAAAAAACAAAAGATTAAAATGTCAGCATTGACAAACTCAACTTATGATGGTCTTTGTTACAATGTTAATAAAATAAAAGAGGCTTTAAACAATAATGTAGAAAATCTGCATTTTGATGAAGCTTGGTATGCATATGCTAAGTTCCATCCAATTTATAAAAATCACTATGCAATGACAGAATCAGATAATTTTATTGAACATCCACCTATTTTTGCATCTCACTCTACTCATAAATTATTAGGTGCATTTTCTCAAGCTTCGATGTTACATGTAAAAGATGGTACAAAAGATAAAGTAGATTTTGTAGTATTTGATGAAGCTTATTTAATGTACGGATCTACCTCTCCACAATATAGTATGATAGCATCTTTAGATGTTTCAACAGCGATGATGGATTTCTGTGGAGATAAACTAATGGATGAAACGATTTTAAATGCAATTCATTTTAGAAAAAGAATTGCAAAACTAAATAAAGAGTATGCTAGCTTTAATGAGTGGTTCTTTTCACTATGGCAACCAGAAAAAGTTTTATATAATGGTACCTTAATTGATTTTGAAGATGTACCAGATAAATATTTATTAGAACATCAAGAGTCTTGGACTTTAGATTCGGATAATAACTGGCATGGATTTAATGATATTGAAAAAAATTATGTGATGTTAGATCCAATAAAACTAACTTTAAAGTGTCCAGGTTTAAATGTTAATGGAAAATATGATGAAATAGGTATCCCAGCAACAATTTTAAGTAACTATATTATAGACAGAGGAGTAGTTAATGAAAAAACAGACACATATTCATTGCTATTTTTACACTCTATAGGAACAACAGTAACAAAACAAGAGGCTTTAATTAAAGTTCTAATGAACTTCAAAAAAGATTTTGATAACAATACACCTTTAAAAGATATCTTCCCAGATTTAGTAAGTTCTTATCCAGAAAAATATTATACAAAAGGATTGAAAGATCACTGTTTAGATATGCATAACTATATAAAAGAATCAAAACTTTTAGAACTAATGGATAAAGCGTTCCAAGTTATTCCAAAGCAAGAATTAACACCAGCAGAAGCATCAAGAGAAGTGTTTAGAGGAAATATTGAACATTTACCTCTTAAAGATTGTATGAATAGAACAGCGGGAGTTATTGTTGTTCCTTATCCTCCAGGAATTCCAGTATTAATGGGAGGAGAGAGAATAGACGAGGCTTCAAAATCGATATTAAATTTCCTTTTAGCAAGAGAGGAGTTTGAAAGAGTTTTTCCAGGATATTTTAGTGATATTCATGGAATAGAAGCGTTTAATGATGAGGATGGAGTTAGAAGATTCCATACTATGGTTATTAAAAACTAA
- a CDS encoding amino acid permease, whose amino-acid sequence MADDSKKLGLVALTAVVISAMIGGGVFNLPQNMAQSAGAGAIIIAWVITGVGMWFVANTFRVLAAARPDATTGIYTYGELGFGKFVGFLTAWGYWICNCFANIGYAVLLMDSLNYFFPGYFTGGNNFNSVIGGSLVIWIMYFIVLAGVKGATSLNTIGTIGKLVPIVIFLLITAFVFKIGFFFTNIWGTETITALADKPLGSVLEQVKGTMLVTLWVFIGIEGAVVVSDRAKKQSEVGKATLLGFLGCLILYAILSLLPLGHYSQGQLSTMAAPSTAAVLGGIVGRWGDWIMNLGVIIAILSSWLVWTIMLAELPFAAAKGGTFPRSFAKANKNDSPSFSLLISSIIMQITMIVVYFSNNAWNLMLSITGVMVLPCYIICTAYLWKIAAKNDNYPTDIFASRKNAEITGFLGTVYGLWLVYAAGLNYMLLAAVIYAIGIPFFMKARKEFDPNNPEFTKDERVFSIVLFILGVLGLIYLIMNYKALLG is encoded by the coding sequence ATGGCTGACGATAGTAAAAAACTTGGTCTAGTAGCCCTTACTGCCGTTGTAATTAGTGCTATGATTGGAGGGGGAGTATTTAACCTCCCTCAAAATATGGCTCAATCTGCGGGAGCAGGAGCAATTATAATTGCATGGGTTATAACTGGAGTTGGAATGTGGTTTGTTGCAAATACTTTTAGAGTTCTTGCTGCTGCTAGGCCTGATGCAACAACAGGAATATATACATATGGAGAACTCGGTTTTGGAAAATTTGTAGGGTTTTTAACTGCTTGGGGTTATTGGATTTGTAACTGTTTTGCTAATATTGGTTATGCAGTATTACTAATGGATTCCTTAAACTATTTCTTCCCAGGGTATTTTACTGGTGGAAATAACTTTAATTCAGTTATTGGTGGATCTTTAGTTATTTGGATAATGTATTTTATAGTATTAGCGGGAGTTAAAGGAGCAACATCTTTAAATACAATTGGTACTATAGGAAAGTTAGTTCCTATTGTAATATTCTTACTAATAACTGCCTTTGTTTTTAAAATTGGGTTCTTTTTTACAAATATATGGGGAACAGAAACTATAACTGCTCTTGCTGACAAACCTTTAGGAAGTGTTTTAGAACAAGTAAAAGGAACAATGCTTGTAACTCTTTGGGTTTTCATAGGAATAGAGGGAGCAGTTGTTGTATCAGATAGAGCTAAAAAACAATCGGAAGTAGGTAAAGCTACTCTTTTAGGATTCTTAGGATGTTTGATTCTTTATGCAATTTTATCTTTATTACCTTTAGGACATTATTCTCAAGGACAACTTTCAACTATGGCAGCTCCTTCTACTGCTGCTGTTTTAGGTGGAATTGTTGGACGATGGGGAGATTGGATTATGAATCTAGGTGTTATCATAGCAATTTTGAGTTCTTGGTTAGTTTGGACTATAATGCTAGCTGAATTACCATTTGCAGCAGCTAAAGGCGGAACTTTTCCAAGATCATTTGCAAAAGCAAATAAAAATGATTCACCATCATTCTCATTACTTATTTCTAGTATAATTATGCAGATTACTATGATTGTAGTTTATTTCTCTAACAACGCTTGGAACTTGATGTTAAGTATCACAGGAGTTATGGTTTTACCGTGTTATATAATATGTACAGCATATTTATGGAAAATTGCTGCGAAAAATGACAATTATCCTACAGATATATTTGCAAGTAGAAAAAATGCTGAAATAACAGGTTTTTTAGGAACGGTTTATGGACTTTGGCTTGTATATGCAGCTGGATTAAACTATATGCTCCTTGCTGCTGTAATATATGCAATAGGAATTCCATTTTTTATGAAAGCTAGAAAAGAATTTGATCCAAATAATCCTGAGTTTACAAAAGATGAAAGAGTTTTTTCTATTGTTCTTTTCATTTTAGGAGTTTTAGGACTAATTTACTTAATAATGAATTATAAAGCTTTATTAGGATAA
- a CDS encoding FUSC family protein: MDKLTKKTVITISSIVATTLIGQFLNVEPIGLFYTAITCVIITNVDFEELIKTSKFRAIGTLIGGVMGIIFSYIPLFLILKIIIGEILIILFCEKKLNIPSAIASVVFLIIVYKITPEPSYIYGFKRVFDTFSGIFITLVITYTLKRF; this comes from the coding sequence ATGGATAAATTAACTAAAAAAACTGTCATTACTATTTCATCAATTGTTGCAACAACTTTAATTGGTCAATTTTTAAATGTTGAGCCCATTGGTCTTTTTTATACAGCAATCACATGTGTCATCATAACCAACGTAGATTTTGAGGAACTAATTAAAACTTCAAAATTTCGTGCAATTGGAACCCTTATTGGCGGAGTTATGGGAATTATCTTCTCTTATATTCCTTTATTTTTAATTTTAAAAATTATAATTGGAGAAATATTAATTATATTATTTTGTGAAAAAAAATTAAACATCCCTTCTGCAATTGCTTCTGTAGTTTTTCTTATAATAGTCTATAAAATAACTCCAGAGCCATCATATATTTATGGTTTTAAAAGAGTTTTTGACACTTTTTCTGGAATTTTCATAACTCTAGTTATTACTTATACGTTAAAAAGATTCTAA
- a CDS encoding CehA/McbA family metallohydrolase → MIFRGKFDKDKNVEKIEFKFKMDEDVKRFSLNLNKGPFEHIIISLEDSEGRTRVLTSFKTSKKKYNVTNHWETTSNCCIPGAIPSGEWKLKILKTYSLEDEFELEIKRENGNILKKENMKKISLRENYIDTKEWYAGELHNHTNISDGNINLKDLKQELIKKNIDFIFPTEHNSVLTKYPDLDIPVIPSTELTLDNLGHFNLFGLRKLIDYYDFIDEKDKREESLKKIFTEVKSQGGYVSLNHPFHNTERMFLGLFYNIDLRDLDFIEVINSPTRENSNPYFDKKALEALDMLWSDGHKIFAVGGSDNHGTVLGDPLNYIRLDKYESKDILTNLKKGRSYISRVGEIKIKMENNNQVIYPGDEVEGDVKIKLFSSQKLIWKVIKNAQVVGMLVGNKLEISENLNEGEYLRIEGISENDEPMVIINPIYNKLKEPSMEKWFNVKDVIWKE, encoded by the coding sequence ATGATATTTAGGGGAAAATTTGACAAGGATAAAAATGTAGAAAAAATAGAATTTAAATTTAAAATGGATGAAGATGTTAAGAGATTTTCATTAAATTTAAATAAAGGACCGTTTGAACATATTATAATATCTTTAGAGGATAGTGAGGGAAGAACGAGAGTACTTACTAGTTTTAAAACCTCAAAGAAAAAATATAATGTGACAAACCATTGGGAAACAACTTCAAATTGCTGTATACCAGGAGCTATACCTAGTGGAGAATGGAAATTAAAAATATTAAAAACATATTCATTAGAAGATGAGTTTGAGTTAGAAATAAAAAGAGAAAATGGAAACATATTGAAAAAAGAAAATATGAAAAAAATAAGCTTAAGGGAGAACTATATAGATACAAAAGAATGGTATGCAGGAGAGCTCCATAACCATACTAATATTTCTGATGGAAACATTAATTTAAAAGATTTAAAGCAAGAATTAATTAAAAAGAATATAGACTTTATTTTTCCAACAGAACATAACAGTGTGTTAACAAAATATCCAGATTTGGACATTCCTGTAATTCCTTCTACTGAATTAACTTTAGATAATTTAGGACATTTTAATCTTTTTGGATTAAGAAAATTAATCGACTACTATGATTTTATTGATGAGAAAGATAAAAGAGAGGAATCTTTAAAAAAAATATTTACAGAGGTTAAAAGTCAAGGGGGTTATGTATCTTTAAATCATCCATTTCATAATACTGAGAGAATGTTTTTAGGTTTATTTTATAATATTGATTTAAGAGATTTAGATTTCATAGAGGTAATTAACTCTCCAACAAGAGAAAATTCAAATCCATATTTTGATAAAAAAGCTTTAGAAGCTTTAGACATGTTATGGAGTGATGGACATAAAATTTTTGCTGTTGGTGGTAGCGATAATCATGGAACTGTATTAGGTGATCCATTAAATTATATAAGATTAGATAAATATGAAAGTAAAGATATTTTAACTAATTTGAAAAAGGGTAGAAGTTATATTTCTAGAGTTGGTGAAATAAAAATAAAAATGGAAAATAATAATCAAGTTATTTATCCTGGAGACGAAGTGGAGGGAGATGTAAAAATAAAATTATTCTCTTCACAAAAATTAATCTGGAAAGTTATAAAAAATGCTCAAGTAGTGGGCATGTTAGTAGGTAACAAATTAGAAATTTCTGAAAATTTAAATGAGGGAGAATATCTTAGAATAGAAGGGATATCAGAAAATGATGAACCAATGGTAATAATAAATCCAATATATAATAAATTAAAAGAACCTTCAATGGAAAAATGGTTTAATGTGAAAGATGTAATTTGGAAGGAGTGA
- a CDS encoding KUP/HAK/KT family potassium transporter produces the protein MFKTKDITIGSLLIALGIVYGDIGTSPLYVMQAILYTNSSIVTEELVLGGISLIFWTLTLQTTIKYVVLTLQADNNGEGGILALYALVKKYFKWLIVPAIIGVAAILADGILTPPISVSSAIEGLNIIMPLEENVTIMIVLTIILAIFSVQKYGTDKIGKIFGPVMFIWFSMIGLFGIIQLVQHGEILKGLNPYYAFKLMRDGNIPYILGAVFLCTTGAEALYSDLGHCGRENIYYSWIFVKIMLLLSYFGQGAYLLKRTGEKVIHSPFFLIMPSWFIIPGVIVATLATIIASQALISGSFTLISEAIKLNVFPRLSIKYPTKEKGQVYLSGVNKALLIGCVGIILIFKKSQNMQAAYGLSITITMLMTTLLLSQYIRFVKNKKILWIAVLGVFGTIELTFLYANSFKILSGGYVTLLITAALAFLMYIWEYSFKIKRRYEKFVNLNNYKNNFEALKNEEDIPLYAGNVVYLTKSQKWDQVEPKVVYSIFNNDPKKADNYWFININVTDDPYTREYEFHKIEDNRIFVIDFNLGFRVSQGVNVLLFQVIQDLINRKEIEFKYRDYMLDYGDLKGIGNFKFIIIEEVLAIENDFSAWDSFIISAQLLVKKFTVSPQKWYGIDTSVVDIEKVPILFGKTLPERNLKRIEE, from the coding sequence ATGTTTAAAACTAAGGATATAACAATTGGATCTTTACTGATAGCTCTAGGAATAGTTTATGGAGATATAGGAACTTCTCCTCTTTATGTTATGCAAGCTATTTTATATACTAATAGTAGTATTGTTACAGAAGAGTTGGTTTTAGGAGGTATCTCATTAATATTTTGGACTCTTACTTTGCAGACGACAATAAAGTACGTAGTTTTAACTTTACAAGCTGACAACAATGGTGAAGGTGGAATTTTAGCTCTATATGCACTTGTAAAAAAATATTTTAAATGGCTAATAGTTCCAGCGATAATAGGAGTAGCTGCAATTTTAGCTGACGGGATTTTAACTCCACCAATATCTGTTAGCTCAGCTATAGAAGGATTAAATATAATTATGCCATTAGAAGAAAACGTGACGATTATGATTGTTTTAACGATAATCTTAGCTATATTTTCAGTTCAGAAATACGGAACAGATAAGATAGGAAAAATTTTTGGTCCAGTTATGTTTATATGGTTTTCTATGATTGGTCTATTTGGAATAATTCAATTGGTGCAGCATGGGGAAATTTTAAAGGGATTAAATCCTTACTATGCTTTTAAACTCATGAGAGATGGAAATATTCCGTATATTTTAGGGGCGGTCTTTCTTTGTACAACAGGGGCGGAAGCTTTGTATTCTGATTTAGGTCATTGTGGAAGAGAAAATATTTATTATAGCTGGATATTTGTAAAAATAATGTTACTTTTAAGTTATTTTGGTCAAGGAGCTTATTTGTTAAAAAGAACAGGAGAAAAGGTTATTCATAGTCCATTTTTTTTAATAATGCCAAGTTGGTTTATAATTCCTGGAGTAATTGTTGCTACATTAGCTACAATTATAGCTAGCCAAGCTTTAATATCAGGTTCATTTACGCTTATATCAGAAGCTATAAAATTAAATGTATTTCCAAGATTGTCAATAAAATATCCTACAAAAGAAAAGGGTCAAGTTTATTTAAGCGGTGTAAATAAAGCATTGCTTATAGGTTGTGTAGGAATAATATTAATTTTTAAAAAATCTCAGAACATGCAAGCAGCATATGGATTATCAATAACAATAACTATGCTTATGACAACACTGTTACTTTCTCAGTATATAAGATTTGTAAAAAATAAGAAAATTTTATGGATTGCTGTTCTTGGTGTATTTGGAACAATAGAATTGACATTTTTATATGCAAATAGTTTTAAGATATTAAGTGGAGGATACGTAACTTTATTAATAACTGCTGCATTAGCTTTTTTAATGTATATTTGGGAGTATAGTTTTAAGATTAAAAGAAGATATGAAAAATTTGTAAATTTAAATAATTATAAAAATAATTTCGAAGCATTAAAAAACGAAGAAGATATTCCTTTGTATGCAGGAAATGTAGTATATTTAACGAAATCTCAAAAATGGGATCAAGTAGAGCCTAAAGTTGTTTATTCTATTTTTAATAATGATCCCAAAAAAGCTGATAACTATTGGTTTATAAATATAAATGTAACTGATGATCCTTATACAAGAGAGTATGAATTTCATAAAATCGAGGATAATAGAATATTTGTAATTGATTTTAATTTAGGATTTAGAGTTTCACAAGGAGTTAATGTTCTTTTATTTCAGGTAATCCAAGATTTAATCAATAGAAAAGAGATTGAATTTAAATATAGAGATTATATGTTAGACTATGGAGATTTAAAAGGAATTGGAAACTTTAAATTTATAATAATTGAAGAAGTTTTGGCTATTGAAAATGATTTCTCAGCTTGGGATAGTTTCATAATATCAGCTCAATTATTAGTTAAAAAGTTTACAGTTTCTCCTCAAAAATGGTATGGAATAGATACGAGTGTTGTGGATATTGAAAAAGTACCAATATTATTTGGAAAAACTTTACCAGAAAGAAATTTAAAAAGAATTGAGGAATAA